The following coding sequences lie in one Miscanthus floridulus cultivar M001 chromosome 9, ASM1932011v1, whole genome shotgun sequence genomic window:
- the LOC136482916 gene encoding probable glutathione S-transferase GSTU6 isoform X1, producing the protein MAAEELTLLGLWASPFVIRARIALNLKGLTYVYAEDSIYNKSELLLKSNPVLKKVPVLIHDGKPVCESQVIVQYIDEAFPAAAGAPILPSAPYDRAVARFWASYVEDKWFSTWLPVFSGRTAEERVEAATQVVAVLQTLEQAFKECSKGKAFFGGDTVGLVDVVLGGHLGWLYATEAICGVKVVDATKTPLLVAWAERFCALDAVKGLIPDVDRLVEYNKTRRAALGLPLLLPYAELQQ; encoded by the exons ATGGCAGCAGAAGAGCTTACGCTGCTTGGTTTGTGGGCGAGCCCGTTCGTGATCAGGGCGCGCATCGCCCTCAACCTGAAAGGCCTCACCTACGTTTACGCCGAGGATAGCATCTACAACAAGAGCGAGCTTCTCCTCAAGTCCAACCCCGTGCTCAAGAAGGTGCCGGTGCTCATCCACGACGGCAAGCCCGTCTGCGAGTCTCAAGTCATCGTGCAGTACATCGACGAGGCTTTcccggccgccgccggcgctcCCATCCTTCCCTCTGCCCCTTACGACCGCGCGGTTGCTCGCTTCTGGGCCTCCTACGTCGAGGACAAG TGGTTCAGCACGTGGCTACCGGTTTTCAGTGGCAGGACGGCcgaggagagggtggaggccgcgACGCAGGTCGTGGCGGTTCTCCAGACGCTGGAACAGGCGTTCAAGGAGTGCTCCAAGGGGAAGGCGTTCTTCGGAGGGGACACCGTGGGGCTCGTGGACGTCGTGCTTGGCGGCCACCTTGGGTGGCTGTACGCCACCGAGGCAATCTGCGGGGTAAAGGTCGTCGACGCTACCAAGACGCCGCTGCTGGTGGCGTGGGCAGAGCGGTTCTGCGCGCTGGACGCTGTGAAGGGGCTGATTCCGGACGTGGACAGGCTTGTGGAGTATAACAAGACCAGGCGTGCCGCCCTTGGCCTGCCGCTGCTGTTGCCGTACGCGGAGCTGCAGCAGTAA
- the LOC136482916 gene encoding glutathione S-transferase U18-like isoform X2: MAAEELTLLGLWASPFVIRARIALNLKGLTYVYAEDSIYNKSELLLKSNPVLKKVPVLIHDGKPVCESQVIVQYIDEAFPAAAGAPILPSAPYDRAVARFWASYVEDKWQDGRGEGGGRDAGRGGSPDAGTGVQGVLQGEGVLRRGHRGARGRRAWRPPWVAVRHRGNLRGKGRRRYQDAAAGGVGRAVLRAGRCEGADSGRGQACGV, encoded by the exons ATGGCAGCAGAAGAGCTTACGCTGCTTGGTTTGTGGGCGAGCCCGTTCGTGATCAGGGCGCGCATCGCCCTCAACCTGAAAGGCCTCACCTACGTTTACGCCGAGGATAGCATCTACAACAAGAGCGAGCTTCTCCTCAAGTCCAACCCCGTGCTCAAGAAGGTGCCGGTGCTCATCCACGACGGCAAGCCCGTCTGCGAGTCTCAAGTCATCGTGCAGTACATCGACGAGGCTTTcccggccgccgccggcgctcCCATCCTTCCCTCTGCCCCTTACGACCGCGCGGTTGCTCGCTTCTGGGCCTCCTACGTCGAGGACAAG TGGCAGGACGGCcgaggagagggtggaggccgcgACGCAGGTCGTGGCGGTTCTCCAGACGCTGGAACAGGCGTTCAAGGAGTGCTCCAAGGGGAAGGCGTTCTTCGGAGGGGACACCGTGGGGCTCGTGGACGTCGTGCTTGGCGGCCACCTTGGGTGGCTGTACGCCACCGAGGCAATCTGCGGGGTAAAGGTCGTCGACGCTACCAAGACGCCGCTGCTGGTGGCGTGGGCAGAGCGGTTCTGCGCGCTGGACGCTGTGAAGGGGCTGATTCCGGACGTGGACAGGCTTGTGGAGTATAA